A region from the uncultured Draconibacterium sp. genome encodes:
- the yajC gene encoding preprotein translocase subunit YajC has protein sequence MLNSILLMMQPQDGSEGNPLMSFLPLLLIIVVFYFFMIRPQVKRQKETRKFRESLQKGDKVVTTGGIYGKIAKIEETSIQLEIAKDVVIKVDKNGIVKDISDVQPQK, from the coding sequence ATGTTGAATTCTATTTTATTAATGATGCAACCACAAGACGGCTCAGAAGGAAACCCATTAATGAGCTTTCTTCCGCTGTTACTGATTATTGTGGTTTTTTACTTTTTTATGATTCGCCCGCAGGTAAAACGCCAGAAAGAAACACGTAAGTTCCGCGAAAGTCTGCAAAAAGGCGACAAAGTAGTTACAACCGGTGGCATTTATGGCAAAATTGCCAAAATCGAAGAAACCTCTATCCAGCTTGAAATAGCAAAAGATGTTGTTATTAAAGTAGATAAAAACGGTATTGTAAAAGATATAAGCGACGTTCAGCCTCAGAAATAA
- a CDS encoding PQQ-binding-like beta-propeller repeat protein produces MKILPVLILLFAFVGSVVAQDWPDWRGTNRDAIWKSENIIEKFESDTIAIKWRVPINPGYSGPTVANGKVYLSDRIEKPVSQERVLCFDETSGKMLWEFTYDCEYSGIGYPAGPRASVVIHENRAYALGSMGNLFCFDAEKGSVIWEKNLNKAYEINMPIWGIASTPLIVKNKLIVHVSGNNNAGIVAFDKNTGNEIWRNLNDRAGYSAPILIEKNGKQVVVNWTEHSLSGLNPETGEVYWRFPWQTGSGMSIATPVLSDDHIFVSAFYSGSLLIKLGNDYTTAEKVWQREGESERKTDALHCVMNTPIILGKYIYGVDSYGELRCLDFNTGDRIWEDQTAVKRARWANIHFVQHQENIWMFNEQGELLITQLSPKGFNEISRAFLIAPTRKQLGRGVCWSHPAFANQHIFIRNDNELVCASLKK; encoded by the coding sequence ATGAAAATACTACCTGTTTTAATACTATTGTTTGCTTTTGTTGGATCAGTTGTGGCCCAGGACTGGCCCGACTGGCGAGGAACCAATAGAGATGCCATATGGAAATCAGAAAATATTATTGAAAAATTTGAATCGGATACCATCGCTATAAAATGGAGAGTTCCAATAAATCCGGGCTACTCGGGGCCTACCGTTGCAAACGGAAAAGTGTATTTAAGCGATAGAATTGAAAAACCCGTTTCGCAAGAGCGCGTACTGTGCTTTGATGAAACAAGTGGAAAAATGCTCTGGGAATTTACCTATGATTGTGAATATTCGGGAATTGGCTATCCTGCAGGCCCCAGAGCCTCTGTTGTTATTCATGAAAATAGAGCCTATGCTCTGGGAAGCATGGGGAATTTGTTTTGTTTTGATGCAGAAAAGGGAAGTGTTATTTGGGAAAAGAACCTGAACAAAGCTTACGAAATAAACATGCCCATTTGGGGTATTGCTTCCACCCCGCTAATCGTTAAAAACAAGCTGATTGTTCATGTAAGCGGCAACAATAATGCAGGTATTGTTGCTTTTGATAAAAACACCGGAAACGAAATTTGGCGAAATTTAAACGACCGCGCAGGTTATTCGGCACCAATTCTAATTGAAAAGAATGGGAAGCAGGTTGTTGTAAACTGGACCGAACATAGCCTTTCGGGTTTAAACCCGGAAACCGGCGAAGTTTATTGGCGTTTTCCGTGGCAAACAGGTTCGGGAATGAGCATTGCCACTCCGGTTTTATCTGATGATCATATTTTTGTTAGCGCTTTTTACAGCGGCTCGCTTCTGATAAAACTGGGTAACGACTATACAACTGCCGAAAAAGTATGGCAACGTGAAGGAGAAAGCGAACGCAAAACAGATGCCCTGCATTGTGTGATGAATACTCCAATAATTTTGGGCAAGTACATTTATGGCGTTGATAGTTACGGCGAATTGCGCTGTCTTGATTTTAATACAGGCGATAGAATTTGGGAGGATCAAACGGCAGTGAAAAGGGCAAGATGGGCCAATATTCATTTTGTACAACACCAAGAAAACATTTGGATGTTTAACGAACAAGGTGAGCTTTTAATTACGCAATTATCGCCCAAAGGGTTTAACGAAATTAGCAGAGCATTTTTAATAGCACCAACACGTAAGCAACTGGGGCGTGGTGTATGTTGGTCGCATCCGGCTTTTGCCAACCAACATATATTTATTAGAAATGATAACGAGCTGGTGTGTGCTTCGTTAAAGAAATAA
- a CDS encoding bifunctional 3,4-dihydroxy-2-butanone-4-phosphate synthase/GTP cyclohydrolase II, translated as MTEIKLNTIPEAIAAIQKGEMVIVVDDEDRENEGDLIIASELITTEIVNFMALKARGLICVALTEERCAELDLELMVGKNTSSNETAFTVSVDAIHPEVSTGISASDRAITIKMLVDEKTRPEQLGRPGHIFPLKAMERGVLRRSGHTEAAVDLARLAGLKPSGVLVEIMNEDGTMARLPELYEFAQEYKLKIVTIKDLISFLFQSESLIERGEEVELPTHYGDFRVVPFRQKSNGAEHVALIKGEWEPNEPILARVHSSCMTGDIFGSMRCECGDQLHKSMEMIEEAGKGVIVYMMQEGRGIGLLNKIAAYKLQDQGLDTVDANLHLGFKADERDYGVGAQILSNLGVTKMRLLTNNPVKRVGLEGYGLEVTEIVSMEIPPNKYNQRYMKTKRDRMGHHLKRFNYDK; from the coding sequence ATGACAGAGATTAAACTTAACACAATTCCGGAAGCCATTGCTGCTATTCAGAAAGGCGAGATGGTAATTGTTGTTGATGATGAGGATCGTGAGAATGAAGGTGATTTAATTATAGCCTCAGAGTTGATTACCACCGAAATCGTCAATTTTATGGCATTAAAGGCCCGTGGCCTTATTTGTGTTGCATTAACAGAAGAGCGTTGTGCTGAACTGGACCTTGAGTTGATGGTTGGAAAAAATACATCTTCAAACGAAACTGCATTTACTGTTTCTGTTGATGCCATTCATCCTGAGGTATCTACTGGAATTTCGGCCAGTGATCGAGCCATTACAATAAAAATGTTGGTTGACGAAAAAACGCGACCGGAACAGTTGGGCAGGCCGGGCCACATTTTTCCTTTAAAAGCAATGGAGCGTGGTGTTTTACGTAGAAGCGGACACACCGAGGCAGCAGTTGATTTAGCTCGCCTGGCTGGATTAAAACCTTCTGGAGTTTTGGTAGAAATAATGAACGAAGACGGAACAATGGCTCGCTTGCCAGAGTTGTACGAATTTGCTCAGGAATATAAACTTAAAATTGTTACCATAAAAGACCTTATTTCTTTTCTTTTTCAGAGCGAAAGCCTGATTGAACGGGGGGAAGAGGTTGAACTACCTACTCATTACGGAGATTTCAGGGTGGTTCCTTTCCGGCAAAAATCGAACGGAGCAGAGCATGTTGCCCTGATAAAAGGAGAATGGGAACCAAATGAACCCATTCTGGCACGTGTTCATTCATCGTGCATGACCGGCGATATTTTCGGATCGATGCGGTGCGAGTGCGGTGATCAGTTGCACAAATCGATGGAAATGATAGAGGAGGCCGGAAAAGGAGTGATTGTTTACATGATGCAGGAAGGCCGTGGAATTGGCTTATTAAATAAAATTGCTGCCTATAAACTTCAGGACCAGGGCCTGGATACTGTTGATGCCAATCTGCACCTTGGTTTTAAAGCCGATGAACGCGATTATGGAGTAGGTGCACAAATTCTGAGTAACCTGGGGGTAACCAAAATGCGCTTGCTAACCAATAATCCGGTAAAGCGGGTTGGTTTAGAAGGTTACGGACTTGAGGTTACCGAAATTGTTTCGATGGAGATACCGCCAAACAAATACAATCAACGTTACATGAAAACCAAACGCGACCGAATGGGGCACCATTTAAAAAGATTCAATTACGACAAATAA
- the pbpC gene encoding penicillin-binding protein 1C: MNKNSNSRKSGIKSILLISAVGLVLFFIAGEVFVPRPLFNASYSTVLESDKGNLLGARIAADEQWRFPAVDSVSLKYETCLLQFEDRFFYRHPGINPIALVRAMLQNSKAGKIVSGGSTITMQLCRLARGNKKRNLKNKLVEMFWALHIELRYSKTEILTMYASHAPFGGNVVGIDAASWRYFGRDNHQLSWAESATLAVLPNAPALIYPGRADIQLKNKRNYLLQKLLKSEIIDSLTFDLAITEPLPEKVNALPNFAFHLTEKAKHEKVGQRIKSTIDFELQKHTNAIVVRHQQKLKQNGINNMAVLVAEVSSKKVKAYVGNVPKNEAENHAAQVDVIQAPRSTGSILKPLLYAKMLDEGLLLPTMLIPDIPIRFGGFTPMNFDRRYNGAVPAQEALARSLNIPAVHMLRDYGVPAFYSFLKKTGMSTLSHQPDYYGLSLILGGAEITLWDLAGMYTSLAGVLQTYNQNDGLYLSDPFSTLRWNEETETAERRELEQAELRAASVYATFEALLNVQRPESESGWEHFARRKRIAWKTGTSFGFRDAWAVGVTNDYVVAVWVGNADGEGRAGLTGVSAAAPVMFDVFATLPDSEWFGIPADEMDSLEVCSESGFLPGEFCENTKWVQLPKGNKGRICSWHQKIHLNSAGTHRVNSACYPVSEMTHKNWFVLPPAMEYYYKQVNVLYSSLPPLLAGCEENQQQLEFIYPREWNRVFIPVELDGTNGKLIIELAHRTKDAEVFWYLDEKFCGTTRSIHQLEIRPEPGWHKVLVSDNKGNISSKKFFVVNN, encoded by the coding sequence ATGAACAAGAATTCGAATAGCAGAAAATCAGGGATAAAAAGCATTCTTCTTATTTCAGCGGTAGGCTTAGTCCTTTTTTTTATTGCCGGCGAAGTTTTTGTTCCACGACCCTTGTTTAATGCTTCTTATTCAACGGTTTTAGAAAGCGACAAGGGGAATTTGCTGGGTGCCCGCATTGCAGCCGACGAACAATGGCGATTCCCTGCGGTTGACAGCGTTTCTTTAAAATACGAAACGTGTTTGTTGCAATTCGAGGATCGTTTCTTTTACCGCCATCCCGGTATAAATCCAATAGCTCTGGTGCGGGCAATGCTGCAAAATAGTAAAGCAGGCAAAATTGTTAGCGGTGGAAGCACCATAACCATGCAGTTGTGCCGACTTGCCCGCGGCAACAAAAAACGAAACCTAAAAAATAAATTGGTAGAAATGTTTTGGGCCTTACACATCGAGTTGCGGTATTCGAAAACTGAAATATTGACAATGTATGCTTCGCATGCACCTTTTGGTGGAAATGTTGTTGGGATTGATGCGGCCTCGTGGCGGTATTTCGGAAGAGATAACCACCAGCTGTCGTGGGCCGAATCGGCAACACTGGCTGTATTACCTAATGCCCCCGCCCTGATTTACCCGGGGCGCGCTGATATTCAGTTAAAAAACAAACGAAATTACCTTTTGCAAAAACTGTTAAAATCAGAGATTATTGATAGCTTAACTTTTGATTTGGCTATTACCGAGCCATTGCCTGAAAAAGTTAATGCTTTACCAAATTTCGCTTTTCATTTAACCGAAAAGGCAAAGCACGAAAAGGTGGGGCAACGAATAAAATCGACCATAGATTTTGAGCTGCAAAAACATACAAATGCTATAGTGGTGCGGCATCAGCAGAAACTGAAACAAAATGGTATAAATAACATGGCTGTTTTGGTAGCTGAAGTGTCATCAAAAAAAGTAAAGGCTTATGTGGGGAATGTGCCAAAAAACGAAGCAGAAAACCATGCAGCACAGGTAGATGTTATTCAGGCGCCACGAAGTACAGGCAGTATTCTTAAGCCTCTTTTATATGCAAAAATGCTGGATGAAGGCTTGCTGCTGCCAACCATGCTCATTCCCGATATTCCCATACGGTTTGGAGGTTTTACCCCCATGAATTTTGATCGCCGCTACAATGGGGCGGTGCCAGCACAGGAGGCTTTGGCCAGGTCATTAAATATTCCGGCAGTTCATATGTTGCGCGATTATGGCGTTCCGGCCTTCTATTCATTTTTAAAAAAGACAGGAATGTCAACACTTTCGCATCAGCCCGATTATTATGGATTATCGCTGATTTTAGGTGGAGCAGAAATAACACTCTGGGATTTGGCGGGAATGTATACATCGCTGGCCGGAGTGTTACAAACCTACAACCAAAACGATGGACTTTATCTGTCTGATCCTTTTTCTACTTTACGTTGGAACGAAGAAACGGAAACAGCAGAAAGAAGAGAGCTTGAGCAAGCAGAACTTAGGGCAGCTTCGGTTTATGCTACATTTGAGGCTCTGTTAAATGTTCAGCGTCCGGAATCGGAAAGCGGCTGGGAGCATTTTGCACGCCGCAAACGTATTGCCTGGAAAACAGGTACCAGCTTTGGCTTTCGCGATGCCTGGGCGGTTGGTGTAACAAACGATTATGTTGTTGCTGTTTGGGTGGGTAATGCCGATGGTGAAGGCAGGGCAGGCTTGACCGGTGTTTCCGCTGCAGCACCGGTAATGTTCGATGTTTTTGCCACATTGCCCGATTCGGAATGGTTTGGAATACCTGCCGATGAAATGGATAGTCTTGAAGTGTGCAGCGAAAGTGGCTTTTTACCCGGCGAATTTTGCGAAAATACAAAATGGGTTCAGCTGCCTAAAGGAAATAAGGGCAGAATTTGCAGCTGGCACCAGAAAATACATTTAAACAGTGCGGGTACGCATCGGGTTAATTCGGCGTGTTATCCGGTTTCTGAAATGACCCATAAAAACTGGTTTGTTTTACCACCGGCAATGGAATACTACTACAAACAGGTAAATGTGTTGTATTCTTCACTGCCGCCATTGCTGGCTGGTTGTGAAGAAAATCAGCAACAGCTTGAGTTTATTTATCCACGGGAGTGGAATCGTGTTTTTATTCCTGTTGAGCTCGATGGCACAAACGGAAAGCTTATTATTGAATTAGCCCATCGCACAAAAGATGCAGAAGTTTTCTGGTATCTTGATGAAAAATTTTGCGGAACAACAAGGAGTATTCACCAACTTGAAATAAGACCGGAACCCGGCTGGCATAAGGTTCTTGTAAGCGATAATAAGGGAAATATTAGCTCCAAAAAGTTTTTTGTCGTTAACAATTAG
- a CDS encoding DUF1573 domain-containing protein produces the protein MYKFVVIAVLMLFVSCGAEKQKDSAKKVSNTNNLTEISIEKPLHDFGQLKAGEIVLHTFILHNNGQNNFILAELVSDCGCITAQAKQQVIKPGANTIIEVEFNTAGLAGKEYKTIEVHGNSKELKHLAIFAEVKNEFIDIKY, from the coding sequence ATGTACAAATTTGTTGTAATAGCGGTTCTGATGCTTTTTGTTTCGTGCGGAGCAGAAAAACAGAAGGATAGCGCAAAAAAAGTTAGCAACACCAACAACTTAACCGAAATTAGCATTGAAAAACCATTGCATGATTTTGGCCAACTAAAAGCAGGCGAAATTGTGTTACACACTTTTATACTGCACAATAACGGCCAAAACAATTTTATTTTAGCTGAGCTGGTTAGCGATTGCGGCTGTATTACCGCGCAAGCAAAACAACAGGTAATAAAACCTGGTGCCAACACCATAATTGAGGTTGAATTTAACACCGCCGGCCTTGCCGGAAAAGAATACAAAACAATTGAAGTACATGGAAATAGCAAAGAATTAAAACATTTAGCTATTTTTGCCGAAGTTAAAAACGAATTTATTGATATTAAATACTAA
- the ychF gene encoding redox-regulated ATPase YchF — protein sequence MALKCGIVGLPNVGKSTLFNCLSNAKAQSANFPFCTIEPNLGVITVPDERLSKLEELVKPQRVVPTTVEIVDIAGLVRGASKGEGLGNKFLGNIRETDAIIHVLRCFENENITHVDETINPVRDKETIDIELQLKDLETVESRIAKVEKQARTGNDPEAKRMYRILSGYKEVLMAGKSARTVEVDPADEAAVNGVQLLTNKPILYVCNVDEPAVLKGNKHVEAVKAAIQDENAEMLMIAAATEADISELDDYEERQMFLDDLGLDEPGVSKLIKSAYKLLQLETYFTAGEKEVRAWTYRKGSKAPQAAGVIHSDFEKGFIRAEVIKYNDFVSLGSELACKEAGKMAIEGKEYVVHDGDIMHFRFNV from the coding sequence ATGGCTTTAAAATGTGGTATAGTTGGTTTACCAAATGTGGGTAAATCAACATTGTTTAATTGTTTATCGAACGCCAAAGCACAATCGGCTAATTTTCCCTTTTGTACAATAGAACCCAACCTGGGCGTAATTACGGTGCCCGATGAACGTTTATCAAAACTTGAAGAACTGGTAAAACCTCAAAGAGTGGTTCCAACAACTGTTGAAATTGTTGATATTGCCGGTTTGGTGAGAGGAGCAAGTAAGGGCGAAGGTTTAGGCAATAAATTTTTGGGAAATATTCGGGAAACCGATGCCATCATTCATGTGTTGAGATGTTTTGAAAATGAAAACATTACACACGTTGATGAAACAATTAATCCGGTACGCGATAAAGAGACTATAGATATTGAGTTACAGTTAAAAGATCTTGAAACAGTTGAAAGTCGAATTGCCAAGGTTGAAAAACAGGCACGAACCGGTAATGATCCCGAGGCCAAACGAATGTACCGAATACTTTCGGGCTATAAAGAGGTGCTGATGGCAGGAAAATCGGCACGTACAGTTGAAGTAGACCCGGCAGACGAAGCAGCAGTAAATGGTGTGCAGCTGTTAACCAACAAACCGATTTTATATGTTTGTAATGTTGATGAGCCTGCGGTGTTAAAAGGAAACAAACACGTGGAGGCTGTTAAAGCGGCTATTCAGGATGAAAATGCTGAAATGCTGATGATTGCGGCAGCAACTGAAGCCGATATTTCGGAGTTGGATGATTATGAAGAACGTCAGATGTTTCTTGACGACCTTGGACTTGATGAACCAGGCGTAAGCAAGCTTATAAAATCGGCCTATAAACTTTTACAATTAGAAACCTATTTTACCGCCGGCGAAAAAGAAGTTAGAGCCTGGACTTACCGAAAAGGAAGTAAAGCACCGCAGGCAGCCGGTGTAATTCATTCTGATTTTGAAAAAGGCTTTATTCGTGCAGAGGTTATTAAATATAACGATTTTGTAAGCCTGGGCTCAGAGCTGGCTTGTAAAGAAGCAGGAAAAATGGCGATTGAAGGGAAAGAGTATGTGGTGCACGATGGCGATATTATGCACTTTAGGTTTAATGTGTAA
- a CDS encoding RNA polymerase sigma factor: MQDIDKHIIAGLKDKNKRDLAFHQLVSTYQERLYWHIRKIVLNHDDTDDVLQNTFLKVWKSIDNFREESSLFTWLYRIATNESITFINSKKKKSFMQMNEVSEFLMDNLESDPYFEGDEIQLKLQKAILTLPEKQRIVFNMKYYDDLKYDDMAQILDTSVGALKASYHHAAKKIEHYLKSTD, from the coding sequence ATGCAGGATATCGATAAACATATTATTGCCGGTTTAAAGGACAAAAACAAGCGCGACCTTGCTTTTCATCAACTGGTATCCACTTACCAGGAACGTTTGTATTGGCACATCCGAAAAATTGTGTTGAATCACGACGACACGGATGACGTACTTCAAAATACCTTCTTAAAAGTATGGAAGAGCATCGATAATTTCAGAGAAGAATCGAGTTTATTTACCTGGTTGTACCGCATTGCCACCAATGAATCGATTACATTCATTAACTCAAAAAAGAAAAAGAGTTTTATGCAAATGAACGAGGTGAGCGAGTTTTTAATGGACAACCTCGAATCGGACCCGTACTTTGAAGGAGACGAAATTCAGTTAAAACTTCAAAAAGCCATACTAACCTTACCCGAAAAGCAACGAATTGTTTTTAACATGAAATATTACGATGACCTAAAATATGATGATATGGCGCAGATTCTCGACACTTCGGTGGGCGCATTAAAAGCCTCTTATCATCATGCAGCTAAAAAAATAGAACACTATTTAAAAAGTACCGATTAA
- a CDS encoding arylsulfatase, whose translation MKHIFTILLLLFPMLLLAAEKGKQPHIIFIMTDQQRADALGCMGNCAVITPNIDEIAAAGVTFVNAYSSVPSCTPARAGLLTGMAPWNHGMLGYGRVARRYKYEMPRMLRQAGYYTFGIGKMHWYPQKALHGFHGTLTDESGRVEQDGYVSDYRDWFKLQAPGKNPDETGIGWNEHRAGVYKLNENLHPTYWTGQMAVDLINNYNLDKPLFLKVSFARPHSPYDPPERFLDQYENVDISAPYYGRWAKKFENEAGGKDAAFGNFGQEHAINSRKHYYANITFIDEMVGKIVEALKSKGMYNDAIICFTSDHGDMLGDHHHWRKTYAYEGSSNIPFVLKWPESLSGQLKGGEYLKQVVELRDFLPTFLDFAGARIPEEMDGLSVKALIENPRAEWREYIDLEHATTYSNENYWCALTDGVWKYIWFFRTGEEQLFNLEQDPGELTNLAAVEKEQIKNWQRKMVEHLAERGDGFVKNKQLVKRETTLLYSPNFPKDARSEQERITDWRSVYKGID comes from the coding sequence ATGAAACATATCTTTACTATCCTGCTACTGCTATTTCCAATGTTATTATTGGCGGCAGAAAAAGGCAAACAACCACATATCATTTTTATAATGACCGATCAGCAGCGCGCTGATGCTTTGGGGTGTATGGGCAATTGTGCAGTAATTACGCCAAATATTGATGAGATTGCCGCTGCAGGAGTAACTTTTGTAAATGCTTATTCGTCGGTGCCCAGTTGTACGCCCGCCCGGGCAGGTTTGCTTACCGGAATGGCTCCCTGGAACCACGGCATGCTGGGTTACGGCAGGGTAGCGCGCAGGTATAAATACGAAATGCCACGCATGCTTCGCCAGGCAGGTTACTATACTTTTGGTATTGGTAAAATGCATTGGTATCCGCAAAAAGCGTTGCATGGTTTTCACGGAACATTAACCGACGAGAGTGGCCGTGTTGAACAAGATGGTTATGTGAGCGATTACCGCGATTGGTTTAAACTACAGGCGCCCGGAAAAAATCCCGACGAAACAGGAATTGGCTGGAATGAGCATCGTGCCGGAGTGTACAAACTTAACGAAAACCTGCACCCAACCTACTGGACGGGACAAATGGCAGTTGACTTAATCAATAACTATAACCTGGATAAACCACTTTTTCTGAAGGTTTCTTTTGCCAGGCCACACAGCCCGTACGACCCACCCGAACGTTTTCTCGATCAATATGAAAATGTAGATATTAGTGCACCGTACTATGGGAGATGGGCAAAAAAGTTTGAAAATGAAGCTGGCGGCAAAGATGCTGCATTTGGCAATTTCGGGCAAGAGCATGCCATAAATAGCCGAAAGCATTACTATGCAAACATTACTTTTATTGATGAGATGGTTGGAAAAATAGTGGAGGCTTTAAAAAGTAAAGGAATGTACAACGATGCAATTATTTGTTTTACCTCAGACCACGGTGATATGCTTGGCGACCATCATCACTGGCGCAAAACTTACGCCTATGAGGGCTCGTCAAATATTCCCTTTGTACTAAAATGGCCCGAATCTTTATCAGGTCAGCTCAAGGGGGGCGAATACCTGAAACAAGTTGTGGAATTGCGCGATTTTTTACCCACGTTTCTTGATTTTGCCGGTGCGAGAATCCCTGAAGAAATGGATGGCCTTTCAGTAAAAGCACTTATTGAAAACCCCCGGGCAGAATGGCGGGAATATATTGATCTGGAACATGCAACAACTTACAGCAACGAAAACTATTGGTGTGCTTTAACAGATGGTGTATGGAAATACATCTGGTTTTTTAGAACAGGAGAGGAGCAACTATTTAACTTAGAACAAGACCCGGGAGAATTAACAAACCTGGCAGCTGTTGAAAAAGAACAAATAAAAAACTGGCAACGCAAAATGGTTGAGCACCTGGCAGAAAGAGGAGATGGTTTTGTAAAAAACAAGCAACTGGTTAAACGCGAAACCACCTTGCTTTACAGCCCCAATTTCCCAAAAGATGCACGCTCTGAGCAAGAACGCATTACAGATTGGCGCTCAGTTTACAAAGGAATTGATTAA
- a CDS encoding NUDIX hydrolase — MILKHLSIDCVIFGFKDNKLCVLLWQSDSDVAKRFFSEKDNYDNVEVLFTENPMHAQQNYWGLIGTHLPEEEDIDEYARFILSKSTGLDKVYLKQVKTFGKVDRVPYMRVLTTAYYAIINPEYHDMKQSEMARVINWFEIDKLPKLLFDHKKIIEAALKKLRDEVKYHPVGFHMLPEKFTLTELQTLYEVILDTELDTRNFRKKIQNMGLLVDTGEKQTNVAHRAAKLYSFDVEVYDKLKEEGLNFRI, encoded by the coding sequence ATGATACTAAAACACCTATCAATCGACTGTGTAATTTTTGGTTTTAAGGACAACAAACTGTGTGTTCTGTTATGGCAATCGGATAGTGATGTTGCTAAACGCTTTTTTAGCGAAAAAGACAATTACGATAACGTAGAAGTGCTTTTTACCGAAAACCCAATGCATGCCCAACAAAACTACTGGGGATTAATTGGCACTCATTTACCTGAAGAAGAAGACATTGACGAATATGCCCGTTTTATACTCTCGAAAAGTACCGGGCTTGATAAAGTGTACCTGAAACAGGTAAAAACATTCGGGAAGGTTGACCGCGTGCCATACATGCGCGTACTGACAACAGCATATTATGCCATTATAAATCCCGAGTATCATGACATGAAGCAATCCGAAATGGCTAGAGTAATTAACTGGTTTGAAATTGATAAACTGCCGAAATTACTTTTTGATCATAAAAAGATTATTGAAGCAGCTCTGAAAAAATTGCGCGACGAAGTAAAGTATCATCCGGTGGGCTTTCATATGCTTCCCGAAAAATTTACCTTAACCGAGTTGCAAACCTTGTACGAAGTGATTCTGGATACGGAACTCGATACGCGAAATTTCAGAAAGAAAATCCAGAATATGGGTTTATTGGTTGATACCGGCGAAAAGCAAACGAATGTTGCTCACCGGGCCGCAAAACTTTATTCGTTTGATGTTGAAGTATACGATAAATTAAAAGAAGAAGGATTAAACTTCAGAATCTAA